A section of the Gloeobacter violaceus PCC 7421 genome encodes:
- a CDS encoding Coenzyme F420 hydrogenase/dehydrogenase, beta subunit C-terminal domain, which produces MTQAPIGPAYPLLQNRTCSNCGLCFHAQFEAHVEEICPFEDDRVSEREVQLHGRSRRLSGDELYFGVFRSMHAARLSTPRPDSQTGGAVSTLLERLLDSGKVEAVLTTRRNPDNTGTPVLVRHAAELAHTGGSRWDLAPILDLVPEVKRQGIRRLAVVGVGCQVSALRAIEAQLGLEKLYVVGLVCTDNMTFANWQRLIKTTSRSPRTVKKLEFMADFRIWFWHENGAIEKVSYFEMPMDKLRGCFPQACLSCFDQTNGLADLSVGYMAADIGWQWFLVRNEQGEALFNLLRDDLEMGRFTDRGNRSEAMKQILRYLGKPAITLPSLLAQLFTWQVEHFGPRGLEFARLAVENKQTRNWYYLKTHRPDKLKKLIPRHVQAILDQYRLK; this is translated from the coding sequence ATGACTCAAGCGCCGATTGGTCCTGCCTACCCGCTGCTGCAGAACCGCACCTGCAGCAATTGTGGTCTGTGCTTTCATGCCCAGTTCGAAGCGCACGTCGAGGAAATCTGCCCATTCGAGGACGATCGGGTGAGTGAGCGCGAAGTGCAGTTGCACGGCCGTAGCCGCCGGTTGTCGGGCGACGAGCTGTACTTTGGGGTGTTCCGCTCGATGCACGCTGCCCGATTAAGCACGCCCCGCCCCGATAGCCAGACCGGTGGTGCCGTGAGCACCCTCCTGGAGCGGTTGCTGGATAGCGGCAAAGTCGAGGCGGTACTCACCACCCGCCGCAACCCCGACAACACCGGCACGCCGGTATTGGTGCGCCACGCGGCGGAACTGGCGCACACCGGCGGCTCGCGCTGGGATCTAGCTCCGATTCTGGATCTGGTGCCTGAGGTCAAAAGACAGGGTATCCGTCGGCTGGCGGTGGTCGGCGTCGGTTGCCAGGTGAGTGCTTTGCGGGCCATCGAAGCACAACTGGGCCTCGAAAAGCTTTATGTCGTCGGTCTGGTGTGCACCGACAACATGACCTTCGCCAACTGGCAGCGCCTGATTAAAACCACCAGCCGCTCGCCGCGTACGGTCAAAAAGCTCGAATTTATGGCCGATTTTCGCATCTGGTTCTGGCACGAGAACGGTGCGATCGAGAAGGTGAGCTACTTCGAGATGCCCATGGACAAGCTTCGGGGTTGTTTTCCCCAGGCGTGCCTGTCCTGTTTCGATCAGACCAATGGCCTTGCGGATTTGAGCGTCGGGTATATGGCCGCCGATATCGGCTGGCAGTGGTTTCTTGTGCGTAATGAGCAGGGAGAAGCGCTTTTCAACCTGCTGCGAGACGACCTCGAAATGGGTCGGTTCACCGACCGCGGCAACCGCAGCGAGGCGATGAAACAGATTCTGCGCTACCTGGGCAAACCGGCCATCACGCTGCCGAGTTTGCTGGCGCAGCTATTCACCTGGCAAGTCGAGCACTTCGGGCCGCGCGGCCTCGAATTTGCCCGCCTCGCCGTCGAAAACAAGCAGACGCGCAACTGGTACTACCTGAAGACGCACCGCCCGGACAAGCTCAAAAAACTGATCCCCCGCCACGTCCAGGCGATTCTTGATCAGTACAGGCTCAAGTGA
- a CDS encoding LysR family transcriptional regulator, with the protein MDRIACMRSFVRAVETGSFSAVAREMATTQPTVSKQIAALEEHLGARLLVRSTRRLGPTEEGERYYRQCRRVLEAIEEAEASVRSAERPFGRLRVSCPVAFGQYRIVPRVKEFLDRYPDIELDLTMTDGFVDLIEAGAELAIRIGLLEDSSLVAHRIGTTRRVTVGSAAYFAGAGEPRTLEDLTRHNCLVYTHLATGNTWSFESQSGPVQVKVRGNFQCNNSAAIREAVLAGLGVAVSPVWLFGEDLDRGVLQVVLHDFQPPPLPIHAVYLKDRYQPARVRCFVDFLAAAFRGDPWVCSQGPWPEKSPAFVRELVG; encoded by the coding sequence ATGGATCGCATCGCCTGCATGCGCAGTTTCGTCCGCGCCGTCGAGACCGGCAGCTTCTCGGCGGTGGCGCGGGAAATGGCTACCACCCAGCCGACCGTCAGCAAGCAAATCGCGGCATTGGAGGAGCACCTGGGTGCGCGGCTATTGGTGCGCTCGACCCGCAGGCTCGGCCCCACCGAGGAGGGTGAGCGCTACTACCGCCAGTGCAGACGGGTGCTGGAGGCTATCGAGGAAGCGGAAGCGAGCGTCCGCAGCGCCGAGCGACCGTTCGGGCGCCTGCGGGTGAGTTGCCCGGTCGCTTTTGGCCAATACCGGATCGTGCCCAGGGTGAAAGAGTTTCTCGATCGCTACCCAGATATTGAACTGGATCTGACGATGACCGACGGGTTCGTCGATTTGATCGAAGCAGGGGCGGAGTTGGCCATCCGCATTGGGCTACTCGAAGACAGCTCCCTGGTGGCCCACCGCATCGGCACGACGCGCCGGGTCACCGTCGGATCGGCGGCCTATTTTGCCGGGGCCGGGGAACCTCGCACCCTCGAGGATCTGACCCGGCACAACTGCCTGGTTTACACACACCTGGCGACGGGCAACACCTGGTCATTTGAGAGCCAGAGCGGACCGGTGCAGGTGAAAGTGCGCGGCAATTTTCAATGCAACAATTCCGCAGCGATCCGCGAGGCGGTGCTGGCGGGTCTCGGTGTCGCCGTTTCGCCTGTCTGGCTGTTTGGGGAGGATCTGGACCGGGGGGTACTCCAGGTCGTGTTGCACGATTTTCAACCGCCGCCGCTGCCCATCCACGCGGTCTATCTCAAAGACCGCTACCAACCGGCCCGGGTCCGCTGTTTCGTCGA
- a CDS encoding enoyl-CoA hydratase/isomerase family protein produces MATVQPEYFSKYENLIFTRDEQGILTVRMHTQGGPLVFTGKTHREFVDAFYDISRDRDNRVVILTGTGNAWMDQIDFASLGDVTNPREWDKTYWEGKKVLQNLLDIEVPVITAVNGPALLHTEYILTSDIVLAAQSAVFQDMPHLNAGIVPGDGVHVLWPLVLGPSRGRYFLLTQQKLTAQEALDLGVVNEMLPDEKLMERAQQLAEQLAHQPTLTLRYTRVALTQRLKRLVSEGLGYGLVLEGITATDLRNAS; encoded by the coding sequence ATGGCTACTGTGCAACCGGAATACTTCAGCAAATACGAAAACTTAATCTTCACCCGCGACGAACAGGGCATCCTCACCGTCAGGATGCACACTCAGGGCGGGCCATTGGTCTTCACCGGCAAGACCCACCGCGAGTTTGTCGATGCTTTTTACGATATCAGCCGCGACCGCGACAACCGGGTGGTGATCCTGACGGGCACCGGCAACGCCTGGATGGACCAGATCGACTTTGCCAGCCTCGGAGATGTCACCAACCCGCGCGAGTGGGACAAGACTTACTGGGAGGGCAAAAAAGTCCTGCAGAACCTGCTCGACATCGAGGTGCCGGTGATCACCGCCGTCAACGGCCCGGCTTTGCTGCACACCGAATACATTCTGACCAGCGACATCGTGCTTGCCGCCCAGAGCGCCGTCTTCCAGGACATGCCCCACCTCAACGCCGGGATCGTGCCGGGCGACGGCGTACATGTACTGTGGCCGCTGGTGCTCGGCCCTTCGCGGGGGCGCTACTTCCTGCTCACCCAGCAAAAACTCACCGCCCAGGAGGCTTTAGACCTAGGGGTGGTCAACGAAATGCTGCCAGACGAAAAGCTGATGGAGCGCGCCCAACAGTTGGCCGAGCAACTGGCCCACCAGCCCACCCTGACGCTGCGCTACACCCGCGTCGCCCTCACCCAACGCCTCAAGCGTCTGGTGAGCGAGGGACTCGGCTACGGCCTTGTCCTGGAGGGAATCACCGCCACCGACCTGCGCAACGCCTCGTAA
- the cobJ gene encoding precorrin-3B C(17)-methyltransferase, whose translation MTQPKPVYLIAPTTAGRKLAQALQALLPEAMLWKRPLGELESAWREAGQLVFVLAVGAVVRLIAPLLADKRTDPGVVVIDEAGRFAVSVSAGHIGGADALAERIAALLSATAVLTGAGGRHGLPPVDLLGKAYGWQAGEASDWNRVAALVAAGEPVQVVQECGLDLWRAALPESHPFVDTAAAAGRLWISHRLPTAGTLPTVCWHPRVIWLGVGCERGIAADFLEQSIRQALAGAGLAFEAVAGIASLDIKADEAGLLAVAERHGWPVRFFDAATLARCPVPNPSQAVADCVGTPSVAEAAALLAGEALQLAAPKRVFKAAGAGACTVAAAVAIQEFNPAPGRLLLIGSGPGALDQITPAARAALGAAQVVIGYQLYIDLIRPLLAPTQIVETSPITQEVARAERAIALARRGLAVAVISSGDAGIYGMAGLVFERLARGGWNGQAPAVDVLPGITALQAAAARVGAPLMHDFCAISLSDLLTPWQTICTRLEAAARADFVVALYNPRSASRTQQIAQAREILLAHRDPATPVALVRCAYRPDEQVSLHTLADLPLESVDMLTTVLIGNRATFRRGDRLITPRGYPHP comes from the coding sequence GTGACTCAGCCCAAACCTGTGTATCTGATTGCTCCCACGACGGCGGGGCGGAAACTGGCCCAGGCCCTGCAGGCGCTGTTGCCCGAAGCAATGCTCTGGAAGCGACCGCTCGGCGAACTGGAAAGCGCCTGGCGCGAGGCGGGGCAACTGGTCTTTGTGCTGGCGGTCGGGGCAGTGGTGCGGCTGATTGCGCCCCTGCTCGCCGACAAGCGCACCGATCCGGGCGTGGTGGTTATTGACGAGGCGGGACGCTTTGCTGTGAGCGTGAGCGCGGGCCACATCGGGGGCGCGGACGCCCTGGCCGAGCGAATCGCCGCACTGCTGAGCGCCACGGCCGTGCTCACCGGCGCCGGCGGCCGCCACGGCCTGCCGCCGGTCGACTTGTTGGGCAAAGCTTATGGCTGGCAAGCCGGGGAAGCTTCCGACTGGAACCGCGTAGCGGCCCTGGTGGCAGCGGGGGAGCCGGTGCAGGTGGTGCAGGAGTGCGGCCTCGACCTCTGGCGCGCCGCCCTGCCCGAGAGCCACCCGTTTGTGGATACCGCGGCGGCGGCAGGCAGGCTGTGGATCAGCCACCGGCTGCCAACCGCCGGCACCCTGCCCACGGTGTGCTGGCATCCGCGGGTGATCTGGCTGGGGGTCGGCTGCGAGCGGGGGATCGCCGCCGACTTTCTCGAGCAATCGATCCGGCAGGCGCTGGCCGGGGCGGGGCTGGCCTTCGAGGCGGTGGCGGGGATTGCCAGTCTGGATATCAAAGCCGACGAAGCGGGACTGCTGGCGGTGGCCGAGCGCCACGGCTGGCCCGTGCGCTTTTTCGACGCCGCCACGCTGGCCCGCTGCCCGGTACCCAACCCTTCGCAGGCCGTGGCGGACTGTGTGGGGACTCCCTCGGTGGCCGAGGCTGCGGCCCTGTTGGCGGGCGAGGCTTTGCAACTGGCGGCCCCCAAGCGCGTATTTAAGGCGGCCGGAGCGGGCGCCTGCACGGTAGCCGCCGCCGTTGCCATTCAGGAATTCAACCCGGCGCCGGGCAGACTGCTGCTGATTGGCAGCGGCCCAGGAGCGCTCGATCAGATTACTCCCGCTGCCCGCGCCGCCCTGGGAGCGGCCCAGGTGGTGATTGGCTATCAACTCTATATCGATCTGATTCGGCCGCTGCTTGCACCCACCCAGATCGTCGAGACCAGCCCAATTACCCAGGAGGTGGCGCGCGCCGAGCGGGCTATCGCCCTGGCGAGGCGAGGTCTGGCGGTGGCGGTCATCTCCAGCGGCGATGCGGGTATCTACGGCATGGCCGGGCTGGTGTTTGAGCGGCTGGCCCGGGGCGGTTGGAACGGCCAAGCTCCCGCCGTGGATGTCCTGCCCGGAATTACCGCCCTGCAAGCCGCCGCCGCCCGCGTCGGCGCCCCGCTGATGCACGACTTTTGCGCCATCAGCCTCTCGGACTTGCTCACGCCCTGGCAGACGATCTGCACCCGGCTTGAAGCCGCCGCCCGGGCCGATTTTGTCGTCGCCCTCTACAACCCCCGCTCCGCTTCGCGCACCCAACAAATTGCCCAGGCGCGCGAAATCCTGCTCGCCCACCGCGATCCGGCTACCCCCGTCGCTCTGGTGCGCTGCGCCTACCGCCCCGACGAGCAGGTCAGCCTGCACACCCTGGCTGATCTCCCTTTGGAATCCGTCGACATGCTTACCACGGTCCTCATCGGCAACCGCGCCACCTTCCGCCGGGGCGACCGGCTGATCACCCCCCGGGGCTACCCGCACCCCTAG
- the mdh gene encoding malate dehydrogenase — MAARSCRESKVSILGAGNVGSALAQRLIQGNVADVVLLDIVEGRPQGITLDLLEACGVEGHTCRITGTNDYAQTAGSDVLVVAAGFARQPGMSRDDLLLTNTRIVFEVTQKAVAHSPEATVVVVTNPLDAMSHVAWRASGLVPERVMGMAGVLDAARFETFIAWELGFSVRDIRAMVLGGHGDLMVPLPRYTTISGVPLTQLLSSARIDALIERTRTGGAEIVHLLKRGGAYYAPAAAAARMIETLLGDERRLLPVAAYLSGEYGLRNIHMGVPVILSRHGVERVVELTLETEEKAALYRSAHTIRASLDQIAHLMPANQPPSAV, encoded by the coding sequence ATGGCCGCTCGTTCCTGCCGGGAAAGCAAAGTGTCGATCCTGGGTGCGGGCAATGTCGGAAGCGCCCTTGCCCAAAGGCTCATCCAGGGCAACGTTGCCGATGTAGTGTTGCTTGATATCGTCGAAGGCCGTCCCCAGGGGATCACCCTCGACCTGCTTGAAGCCTGCGGCGTCGAGGGACACACTTGTCGGATCACCGGCACCAACGACTACGCCCAGACCGCCGGGTCGGATGTGCTGGTGGTGGCGGCCGGATTTGCCCGCCAGCCCGGCATGAGCCGCGACGACCTGCTGCTGACCAACACCCGCATCGTTTTTGAGGTGACGCAAAAGGCGGTTGCCCACTCCCCGGAGGCAACCGTGGTGGTGGTTACCAATCCCCTCGACGCGATGAGCCATGTCGCCTGGCGGGCGAGTGGTCTTGTCCCTGAACGGGTAATGGGCATGGCGGGGGTGCTCGATGCCGCCCGCTTCGAAACATTTATTGCCTGGGAACTGGGATTTTCGGTGCGCGATATCCGGGCGATGGTGTTGGGCGGACATGGAGATCTGATGGTGCCGCTGCCTCGTTACACCACCATCTCGGGCGTTCCTCTGACACAACTGTTGAGTTCCGCCCGGATCGACGCACTGATCGAGCGCACCCGCACCGGCGGAGCTGAGATTGTTCATCTGCTCAAGCGCGGCGGCGCTTACTATGCCCCGGCCGCCGCCGCCGCCCGGATGATCGAGACTTTGTTGGGCGACGAACGGCGTCTGCTGCCGGTCGCCGCCTACCTGAGCGGCGAGTACGGTTTGAGGAACATCCACATGGGTGTGCCGGTCATCCTCAGCCGCCACGGTGTCGAGCGGGTGGTCGAACTGACTCTGGAGACGGAGGAAAAAGCTGCACTGTACCGCTCCGCCCATACGATCCGCGCCAGCCTCGATCAGATTGCTCACCTGATGCCTGCAAACCAGCCGCCATCGGCGGTGTAA
- a CDS encoding S41 family peptidase: MQKFVAALFALVLALGAVRPVTAYPPIARDQPDLAIDGTTRATVIEKMLAALERGYVFPEVATRLVADIRRRVHKQEYENIASARILAAVLTDNLQQLSRDRHLRVVYSHKPLSTLQQPAQAERFNSWRNHGFQKVERLAGNIGYLELHGFVTPAQAAETAAAAMRFVAYTDALIIDLRANGGGSPRMVALLSSYLLEGKPVHLNTIYARPNDSKSETWTSADLPSPRFLDKEVYLLTSRKTFSAAEEFAYNLKALGRVTIVGETTAGGAHPGSLERLDEHFGVFIPYARSVNPITGTNWEGTGVAPDIAVPAELALKTAHIAAMEKVLARSSDEFASDDLRKSIAAAQVELDELKKKLASVPSGRMQHSARIDAG; the protein is encoded by the coding sequence ATGCAAAAGTTTGTTGCTGCTTTGTTTGCGCTTGTACTTGCCCTTGGTGCTGTTCGGCCTGTGACGGCCTACCCGCCGATTGCTCGCGATCAGCCGGACCTGGCCATTGATGGGACGACCCGCGCAACGGTGATTGAGAAAATGCTGGCTGCGCTGGAGCGCGGCTACGTTTTTCCGGAGGTGGCAACGCGGCTGGTGGCCGATATCCGGCGGCGTGTGCACAAGCAAGAGTACGAAAACATTGCAAGTGCCCGCATTCTGGCGGCGGTGCTCACCGACAATCTGCAGCAACTCAGCCGCGATCGGCACCTGCGGGTCGTCTACAGTCACAAACCCCTCTCGACTTTGCAACAGCCGGCGCAGGCCGAGCGGTTCAACAGTTGGCGCAACCATGGCTTTCAAAAAGTCGAGCGCCTGGCGGGCAACATCGGCTATCTCGAACTGCACGGCTTTGTCACCCCGGCTCAGGCGGCTGAGACGGCAGCGGCGGCGATGCGCTTTGTGGCCTACACCGACGCGCTCATTATCGATCTGCGCGCCAACGGCGGCGGCAGTCCCCGGATGGTGGCGCTGCTGAGCTCCTACTTGCTCGAGGGCAAACCTGTTCACCTCAACACGATCTACGCGCGCCCCAACGACAGCAAAAGCGAGACCTGGACGAGCGCGGATCTGCCCTCACCACGCTTTTTAGACAAGGAGGTGTATCTGCTTACCAGCCGCAAGACCTTCTCGGCCGCCGAAGAATTTGCCTACAACCTCAAAGCCCTGGGCCGGGTCACCATTGTTGGCGAGACCACCGCCGGGGGCGCCCACCCGGGCAGCTTGGAGCGTTTGGACGAACACTTTGGCGTCTTCATCCCCTACGCCCGTTCGGTGAACCCGATCACCGGCACCAACTGGGAAGGCACCGGGGTGGCTCCGGACATCGCCGTCCCGGCCGAACTGGCCCTCAAGACCGCCCACATCGCCGCGATGGAGAAAGTGCTCGCCCGCAGCAGCGACGAATTTGCCAGCGACGATCTGCGCAAATCAATCGCCGCTGCCCAAGTAGAACTCGACGAACTCAAGAAGAAGCTCGCTTCGGTGCCAAGCGGTAGAATGCAGCACTCAGCCCGCATAGATGCAGGCTAA
- a CDS encoding AIPR family protein has protein sequence MIPEVAVAQLYIIGGRTIMDRISESLLNEFSAVHGITLLPEEKRFEHFASYVTVKRHHSETFDTEDLVMGAGGDTGIDGIAIIVNGSLITDVESFEQLAEKAGNLDVLFVFVQAERSASFEAAKIGTFGFGVIDFFKESGHSMIRSERISASAEIMTAIYKRSSKFNRSNPACWLNYVTTGKWVGDTVLEARRSAVVSDLKGTGLFSKVEFVPVDAEELQRLYRQTKNAVSREFLFTNRTVVPEVPGVSEAYLGFLPVSEFIKLLQDDNGEIIGGLFYDNVRDWQDYNQVNSEIKATLESEASDRFVLMNNGVTIIANKVQPTGNKFYIEDYQIVNGCQTSHVLFNNRDKLNDRVMVPVRLIGTQDEGITNAIIRATNRQTEVKEEQFFALQEFPKELELYFQSFPDSHKLYYERRSRQYDRLSIEKTRIVVPSNLVKAVAAMFLGEPHRTTRNYGAISSKVSKDIFVKGHKMEPYYTAALCLYKLEYVFRNRRLEPKYKPARFHILLAARMLVNSDPLPQWNSREMERYCNPIMEILWDGVKADELMTRAAAIIDEVAADNFHRDNIRTEPFTRKVVERCTDANKVVRSGGQ, from the coding sequence GTGATTCCCGAGGTCGCGGTGGCGCAACTTTATATTATTGGGGGTCGTACCATCATGGACAGAATTTCTGAATCGTTGCTAAACGAGTTTTCTGCTGTGCACGGAATTACGCTTTTGCCAGAGGAAAAGCGCTTTGAGCACTTCGCTTCCTACGTTACTGTCAAGCGCCATCACAGCGAAACTTTTGACACTGAGGACCTAGTTATGGGTGCTGGTGGAGACACGGGGATCGACGGCATCGCAATTATCGTGAACGGCTCTCTGATTACCGATGTGGAGAGCTTTGAGCAACTGGCAGAAAAAGCGGGCAATCTAGATGTATTGTTTGTCTTTGTTCAGGCAGAGCGAAGCGCAAGCTTTGAAGCTGCAAAAATTGGAACTTTCGGCTTTGGGGTAATTGACTTCTTTAAGGAGTCAGGCCACAGTATGATTCGAAGTGAGCGTATCTCAGCCTCTGCCGAAATCATGACAGCTATATACAAGCGTAGCAGCAAGTTCAACCGAAGCAATCCAGCCTGTTGGCTTAATTATGTTACCACCGGAAAGTGGGTTGGCGATACCGTCTTGGAAGCACGCCGATCTGCAGTTGTCAGCGACCTAAAGGGAACAGGACTCTTTAGCAAGGTAGAGTTTGTTCCAGTAGACGCAGAGGAACTCCAAAGACTTTACCGGCAGACCAAGAACGCAGTCTCTAGGGAATTCTTGTTCACGAATCGTACCGTAGTTCCAGAGGTGCCAGGAGTTAGTGAGGCATACCTTGGCTTCTTGCCGGTCTCTGAATTCATCAAGCTTCTTCAGGATGACAATGGAGAAATCATAGGTGGCCTGTTCTACGACAACGTAAGGGACTGGCAGGATTATAACCAGGTCAATTCCGAAATCAAGGCGACCCTTGAATCTGAAGCGAGCGACCGCTTCGTCCTGATGAATAATGGGGTCACGATCATCGCGAACAAAGTTCAGCCAACAGGGAACAAGTTCTACATAGAGGATTACCAGATCGTTAACGGATGCCAGACTAGCCATGTTCTATTCAACAACCGGGACAAACTTAATGACCGCGTGATGGTTCCCGTTCGGTTGATCGGTACACAAGACGAAGGCATTACAAACGCAATCATACGGGCAACGAATCGGCAGACCGAGGTCAAGGAGGAGCAGTTTTTTGCTCTGCAGGAGTTCCCGAAAGAACTAGAGTTGTACTTTCAGTCGTTCCCTGATTCGCACAAACTTTACTACGAGCGTCGATCTCGGCAGTATGATCGGCTTAGCATAGAGAAGACGCGCATTGTTGTCCCTTCCAATCTCGTAAAAGCGGTCGCTGCAATGTTTCTTGGCGAGCCGCACAGAACGACGCGAAACTACGGTGCAATATCGAGCAAGGTTAGCAAGGACATCTTCGTGAAGGGGCATAAGATGGAACCGTATTATACGGCCGCCCTGTGCCTCTACAAGCTGGAGTATGTGTTTCGGAACCGGCGCTTAGAGCCAAAGTACAAGCCGGCCCGTTTCCATATCCTGCTCGCAGCAAGGATGCTTGTCAACTCTGATCCATTGCCTCAATGGAACTCACGAGAGATGGAGAGATACTGCAATCCAATCATGGAGATTCTTTGGGACGGTGTAAAGGCAGATGAATTGATGACACGAGCCGCCGCGATTATTGATGAAGTTGCGGCCGACAACTTTCATCGGGACAACATCAGAACTGAGCCGTTCACTCGAAAGGTTGTCGAGCGCTGTACGGATGCAAACAAAGTGGTAAGGTCTGGGGGACAGTGA